The Ciconia boyciana chromosome 22, ASM3463844v1, whole genome shotgun sequence genome has a window encoding:
- the LOC140662658 gene encoding LOW QUALITY PROTEIN: uncharacterized protein (The sequence of the model RefSeq protein was modified relative to this genomic sequence to represent the inferred CDS: inserted 2 bases in 1 codon; substituted 1 base at 1 genomic stop codon) — translation MGTRVIKEKLNLATVVMHGAEVFSRHEWSWDNGWLPLLNGKTGEGIWIGCRMINGSTHEKVTSMIISNISRNPIAAKSCVIDEQDCWYNFTLVEPIMVTCVWQQHCKGPGMSKQHCIGLSFQFGIDMIEPDPTTPPDLTSPIPFDTLQDGVRNVPIFTSIPHNDPWDHALSRYTASIGTLQNKRNLSLSTLVMHGNEVYSRDEWSWNDTLRMAKLQAIPGQTTQISCRVTNGSTYHRPTEIKIVHTDSSRPKNYKAECYKMTEPNSDCWYNLTFTKPIIVYCLWGYRGTELLFEFMINTATSVPVAKDKEPLPPQMSENILTRPPISLTPFIFNTGPYIIKNTGQQQVLFNPSYSLKRVELTMQTNISAIKPTCSPFLGTSYTGWLAWLHKRTLLSPKXSKRDVTGVLGTGLGVLNSIDAEVLANKLATVTNDLSALKHPLQSSLSALGANQWLLSDILPQWGEVNEDHQLIVDALGVTQNXVSLALSCIQAQLWMQSIVAAIIREGEEGILPTEIRKVIWDNATEFEKEFQSWWYPVNFYYNPTDSKATAFVLTILNASVYTIYPIIALGLNHNGTILYPLEHRVWAQQNGNKWQTIDINACVVRKQQGFICESNTLKAQDICLDTEQNVCHFEIQPDEAPKTVLVYIRKGCTCMRTFCDFVYDNVNVDISNHSNICVCNFTEIMGCDFNYSAPVTTHQLLQANYTLYQDLLPAHIGMNLTLLRKLLQHDDLNQLLERIRNNGHKTLVTVHHDAEEIHRILERVKQDEGHYWWDPLLGWSPTATRILNKTLHAVVVLLVLTVLCFVLTIVLYVRLWTMVKHLSHQISPQDVYMLDNPHHRNVYDTPEAFRIL, via the exons ATGGGAACACGTGTCATCAAGGAAAAGCTAAATTTAGCTACTGTAGTTATGCATGGGGCCGAGGTGTTCTCGAGACACGAGTGGAGCTGGGATAACGGATGGCTTCCGCTCCTGAACggaaaaacaggagaaggaaTCTGGATAGGATGTAGGATGATCAATGGATCAACCCATGAAAAGGTCACATCTATGATAATATCCAACATTTCCAGAAATCCAATAGCAGCAAAGTCTTGTGTCATTGACGAGCAGGATTGCTGGTATAACTTTACTCTGGTAGAGCCCATTATGGTGACATGTGTATGGCAACAACACTGTAAAGGGCCAGGGATGTCAAAGCAACACTGTATAGGGCTGTCATTCCAGTTCGGGATAGATATGATTGAACCTGACCCAACTACACCACCTGACCTAACCTCACCCATTCCATTTGACACACTACAAGACGGAGTTAGGAATGTACCCATTTTCACCTCGATACCCCACAATGATCCTTGGGACCATGCATTGTCACGATATACTGCAAGCATTGGAACactacaaaacaaaaggaacttAAGTCTCTCCACTCTAGTTATGCACGGAAATGAAGTATACTCAAGAGATGAATGGAGTTGGAATGACACTCTTCGGATGGCTAAACTTCAAGCCATTCCAGGACAGACAACACAGATCAGCTGCCGAGTAACTAATGGGTCCACTTACCACAGAcctactgaaattaaaatagtcCATACTGACTCTTCCAGACCAAAAAATTACAAGGCTGAATGTTACAAAATGACTGAACCAAATTCAGATTGTTGGTACAACCTTACCTTTACCAAACCCATAATTGTATACTGTCTTTGGGGTTATAGAGGCACCGAATTACTATTTGAATTTATGATTAATACAGCAACGTCTGTGCCAGTTGCAAAGGATAAGGAACCTCTGCCCCCACAAATGTCTGAAAATATACTGACTCGGCCTCCCATTAGTCTAACTCCTTTCATCTTCAACACAGGCccttacataattaaaaatacaggtcaACAACAAGTGCTGTTTAATCCATCATACTCCCTCAAACGGGTAGAATTAACAATGCAGACTAATATCTCTGCAATTAAACctacctgttcaccattcctgGGTACATCTTACacaggatggttagcatggttacataAACGGACTCTCCTTTCTCCAAAATGATCAAAGAGAGATGTGACTGGTGTCTTAGGAACGGGACTGGGAGTCTTAAACAGCATAGATGCTGAAGTACTTGCTAATAAATTAGCCACAGTAACCAATGACCTAAGTGCCCTGAAACACCCTTTACaatcttctctttcagctctgggagctaaccaatggctcttatcgGATATATTGCCTCAGTGGGGAGAGGTAAATGAGGACCACCAGttgattgtggatgcacttggtgtgaCCCAAAA AGTTTCCttagctcttagttgtatccaagctcaactgtggatgcaatctataGTAGCTGCAATTATACGGGAAGGTGAGGAAGGCATCCTGCCCACcgaaattcgaaaggtaatttgggataatgcaactgaATTTGAGAAGGAATTCCAATCCTGGTGGTATCCAGTTAATTTCTACTACAACCCTACTGAcagcaaagccacagcttttgtcttaacaatactCAATGCTTCagtatacaccatatacccaatcattgcgttGGGGttgaatcacaatggaactATACTCTATCCgttagaacatagagtatgggcccaacaaaatgggaacaaatggcaaactatTGATATaaatgcatgcgttgtacggaaacaacaaggatttatttgtgagagtaacaccctcaaagcccaagacatttgtcttgacacagaacaaaatgtttgccattttgaaatacaaccaGATGAAGCCCCTAAAACTGTACTTGTATATATCAGGAAAGGGTGCACTTGCATGAGAACCTTTTGTGATTTTGTTTATG ATAATGTTAATGTAGATATAAGTAATCACTCAAATATTTGCGTTtgtaattttactgaaatcatGGGATGCGACTTCAACTATTCAGCTCCTGTCACAACTCACCAACTGCTGCAAGCTAACTATACACTGTATCAAGACTTACTACCTGCTCACATTGGAATGAACCTCACATTGTTGAGaaaactactacaacacgatgacctgaatcaactgctagaacgcatcCGGAATAATGGACATAAGACATTAGTCACCGTCCACCATGACGCGGAAGAGATACATCGCATCTTAGAACGAGTGAAGCAGGATGAAGGACACTATTGGTGGGACCCTTTGCTAGGATGGTCACCAACTGCAACCAGAATTCTCAATAAGACACTTCATGCCGTTGTTGTTCTGCTAGTGCTCACTGTGTTATGCTTTGTTCTAACCATCGTGCTGTATGTTAGACTTTGGACTATGGTGAAGCATTTGTCTCATCAAATATCCCCACAAGATGTATACATGCTCGATAACCCTCACCACAGGAATGTATATGACACACCCGAGGCATTCCGAATATTGTGA